The DNA window ACCATCCAGTTTTTCCCTACGACGCTCCGCCCATGCCAATGGAACCTTGGCTGCCACCTACGCCGACCCCGGATCCTTGGCAACCAGGATCGGACGACGATTATTTTTCGGTTACTGGATCAAAAGAACAGGATCACAGGCCAGATGTGAACTATAAGCCATATCAATCGGAACCAGCGTACATGGGTGGAAGTGCTGAGGGTTTTGATCGAAGAGGATCAGCAGAATCCCATGAGAGAAGAGATTCACGTGAAACGGTAGCGAAACCGAAGATTCCTAAGTCTGTGCCCAAGAAGTTCGCACATACAAAGGATAAACATGGTTTGTTCAATAGAAAGAAgggtaaacaaaaacaagcgCCTAAAAGAAGGCGACGAAAGATTCCCAGATAAGAGAAAACGATTGTAGTGGGTTAGTGCATTTTCGCTGTAAATTGGTTGGGAAGTCTCATGAAATCAAGCCGTTTCCGTTTCAATATCATTTCACAAAGACTACTGCAATTTTAAAATGTTATGTTcatgtagttttttcttctgttaatCCTCGATTTGAATGTAACATGTAGAATTTCCTGCTGAATTGTTAATGAACAGAATTtcttaataaattttaaaacttaaAATAGTATTGGTGCTTATAGAAGACAACACTACcaatagtaatagtagtaaagAAGACAATTACAAGAGAAAACGATTgtggttttaaaaaatgctgtaacgaaataaataacaatggAAGTGATTTTTTACATCCATCAGGTCTTTTGGAAGGATGTTCCAGAGTTGGAGCCCTCAAGTCTTTTTGGACTATTTTCTGGAGTTGGAGCTCttccgagaaaaaagttgGTTTATTTCATACTCAAACATTACAGAAATATGTACGATTGGTGctgaaaaaagcagagaaagacctgtaaaaaaatgaataaagaaatgaaaaaaaaaatgagtggaaaaattaaaatgggTAGAAAATAGTTTTACAACTAAATCATGACTtataaaatcacaaaaaatcaTGACTTATATAATTAATCACATCACTTCGAATTttaatattaaaggcatcaccccacgaatctgaggcgactattcatatacgggatcgtagattaaggagaggggagtgattccgtccatttcttcctaattaccgttaaaaacggcctggatgatacggcttcgagcgatatAGATATAATAAATTGTATATGCAGTCAATTTGTCTTACCTTCACGATTTGCGCTGCAATTTTTCCTTGTGAATTCTTCAAACTATACTGTGAATCATATTCCGAGAGTATTTGCATGAAGCAGTATCGAAAAATGATTCTGTTTCCTTTCCATCTttccatcttcgcattttaattccttttttaaacACTAAAGATCACATCTCGCATTCGCTGTGTGTTCATTAATTGCTCAAGATTTCAATAGCTAGCAACTGATtgctcaaaatttcaaaaactcgCTTATAATTGCGAAGAATTTCTTGTGCTAGCAAATTAACCCAGAAGAGGTTGGACAGGATAGATATTGAAAAGGGTATAATCTTAATTTCTTACAGTAATAAAAATGTTACTACATAAATTAACTGGTATTAATTGTTAAAAATCCTGCATAAAAAGGAAATGACGGCTTGCTGAAGTCAAACCTACAAAAAATAGAACGAGCTTTGATAATGACCTCAATATGTGCTGAAACGAACAGCAAAATCATAATCCTGTCCACAATCCACAAACAGGAATCTCAAAAACAGATATTCGACTTGAAACCTACTACAAATGATAGTAATCTGTAGTTTTAGTGGATACTATCATTGTCAGTCAAACTTTTTGAGGCCAAACAAAAAACCCGGGATTTTGCTCCGCAAAGAACCATAAGTACCTATCGCTTCGGTGACGAAAACTTGAAAGAGCAAGTGAATTTTTGTAGTCattctatagttttttttatccattttaatcattttcttttcctggtcattttattattcttctgTTATCCATTTGATTCGTCCACTGGTGACgctaaaaaacgaaaaaaataaaaaaaagaagagagacagcagcagcagcgagAGGATACATAAAAAGAGACTTTATAAGAtaaatctaataaaaaaagattacaaaaatcaggaattaaaaaataacaggTAACATTTGAATAGTTTTGAGTGTTCGATCGCAGTTGACGGACCACAAAATTAAAtccaattctcttttttcaatccaatcaaaattttcacaagGGTCAACCAAAGTTGACCTCAACCTCATTGTTCCGTCCACTAATCGCACATGATTCATATTCATGGTCTCAAAGCGAAACGAAAAACTGCTCTATGACGCAGATGCTTCAAAATTCTTGACATATGAGAAAATCGCCGTTAGTTCTGGTCCAGCCGGATGATGAGAGGACTGGGACGACCAACCATCGATATTTGCTTAGCTTTTCCTGTTAGCGCTCCCACTAAGGAGTGGGACTTGAGCGGAGAACACCTGATTCAGGGCACATTGTCAGCTGAATGATGTTTGTAGAGTCGTGGGATTACGATATGCTATAAAAGAGATGTTTAAAACGAGTCTCGGGCATTTCTTGTCACatttcgagttttttcttgtggtcAGTGACCGCGTCTTATTCACACCTTCTTTCTAAATAGTCGAAATGATTCAAGAAAGTCCAGTATTTGTTGGCTGGCACCAAATACCATGTAGATAAcgcaaaaaaatataaataatatattttcGTTATAGCGTATGTCCTTTGTCAACGGAAGTTTGCGATCTTACCATGTTCGTCGTATTCGAGTCTCTTGATTACGGTAGTGGGTTAGGAGAAACCACAGTACCAATTTGGAGCGAACTCGGTTTGCTCTGGCGCTCATCAGATGGGCCACTTTTCAATCTTAATTGAAATCCAACGTCACCTTCATTTCTGATCTCTTTCAAAACAATGCGGAGCAGTGTGGTTACAAAAAAGCTGCCAAATAATCCTACGAGCTAGGACACTGCAGGACCCAAATAAGTAAGAGGATTaggctttttttcttaaaatttgtcCATTAAAGAGTCAAGAAAAAAGCTTTCAGCACTGGATTTATCCCAATTTATCCGCATTTTTGATTAGTTCAAACGTCTGTTCGGACAAATCTCCACCCTTTAGGCCACGGCCAGTTGTTTCAGTTCAAATCTGATTACATCTCAATTAGCTGACGTTTTTTGCAGTGGacaaaaaaatttccgaggTAATTTTTGTGCCCGCCTCAATGTTTTGCTGGTTTGTGCATGTTCAGCTGTGCATGAAACCCTTTAACTGATTGGACGGACTTTACACTTCTTCAAAatcggggggggggggggggagggggagcgaaattttcctgagaaaaCTAAGTTCGTACATCTTTACTTTCATAATTTACTAATTTGTCCTCTTTTCTGACAGTCAGCTCACTCTGTTTCAAGTGTACCATGAATTTATGGCAAACCTCTCAAAAACCCTGATACCTATTGTATTTTCAGAATGTTCCACCATGCGCAGGTCCTGTTGTCGTTGGTTACGGTCATCGTCGCTAAAGACATCTCAAGATCAAAACGTCAACTACAACCCTACTACATCTGCGGTGGTTCCTCCAACGGTTACATTTCTACAGCTGCTGGTAGCTGGCTAAATAATAGAACAGACACGTATTCATTGGGATGGAGTGTAAGGCATCATTTCAGGATGCGGGAACTTTTATAACGGTTGCGGATCGAACTGCGGCGGTAATAACTACGGAATGATCATCCCTAACTCCTTCTACTCACCGTCCACGAATTGTCAAAGCTCTTGTTCAAACATCAATTGTAACCAGTTCAATGGACAGTACATAAATGGGTAAAATTGATAGAATTTCTAGGAAATCTCATAGTTTTACTgccatttcttcaaattccaGCCAATATGTGGCTACAGTGATTGGAAGCAGTCAGTACAGCCCATGTGGTAGCAGCTGTTGTTCTGGATGGAACAATTGGAACAGTGGATTGCCCATGTTCGGGAATTCTATAGTTGTTTCCGGAACGAACAACGGCTTCTATGATCCATACGCAACGAATTTGAACACAGGAACCAACGGCTTCAACCCAAACTACATAAATACAAACCCTCTCACACAGGTACGTAAGATTCGTAGAGaaatcgattaaaaaaaaaaagtaaatttgaaGACCTTACATTCAGAAAATCGCATGAGCGCATTTTTTCCCCGAAATTCATAGGGAAAATCGATCCAAAACTAATCATGTAAAATGAGCTCAGCCATAAATTCATGTAAAATTGGGCGTTCATACTATTGTTGACATATTGTCACCAAAAGTCATTTTTCCTCCGATGATCGGGACGCGTTTCCTCTGTTTGACAGACACACCCTTTGCGCAACACGCTGTATGATCATTGTCTAAGCAAACAAAGGTATTGGAAAATTCTACGGATATCTCTGGAGTTGGCTACTCTTCCACCATATTTCAGCTAGgtttataaaaaataagttagaACGTCATGCGCGTCGAGCAGTACTCAGCATCGCGAACGGGCAGCAAGTGCATCATGGAACGGAGTTACGGTTCCAGAGTTCCAATCCTTCAACTACATAACTTATTCGTGAttaaaaggaacaaaaatgatttaaaaGTAGGAAGAATCTGTAGCTATTGTTCAGCTCCCCTAgcaatcttaaaggcatcaccccaagaatctgaggtggtacggatttacggatttcaggtggagtatacgggataggagattatgattccgtccatttcttcctaattgccgtaaaaaaacggtccggaagatgcggcgtgtgtacacggctggcgcgctccaatcaaactccttgtagaaaatagtgcgcctcaacgctcgaagccgtaatCGCCAATATGACCGCTTTTGCACTACGTCGGATTGCAAAATATGCCCGACTAACAAAGAAGGTGATTGCATGGGTCCAGCTGTTATTCATCTAATTTCCTGTACGCAGTgcggtgacgaatacataggagaaactgCTAGACCTCTATGTGTTCGAGTTTAAAGAACACTCACACGGTAAAAGGAAATTATGTGACTCCACTAGGTAATCATAGATTatggcgtcataacggagaagattttgaagttaggATCACAATATTGATGGGTGAGCTTAATATTGCCGCGCAAAAGGCTCTGGAAGCGCTTTGAATCCACTCCAAGAACCCGAATATAAATCGCAGAGAGGAATGCCTTTATTTTAGGTGGGAACTCGCTTCCTATTCAAAGCTGCTGTTCTGAATGCGCTAGTTATCCCAGGGTTTCGGGTGTCCAGCTGAGGCAAGATATCCTCCGACACTAAGGCAAGCCTCACACGTCCACCTGTACTACGAGACCCAACATTAGGCTTAGGATTCTCTTCGTTGGGAGGATagggcgtttgatcggatagtcacgttcgatttgatcctttcaggctctgaagaaggtgatttcGAAGAAACATTACCCAATATAAAGGATTGTAACAGCCTCGCTTCAGGCTCGAGTTAAGACCATATACTGGATCTAAAAGTAGTCCGTAGCCTCCTGTGTCAcgaggaaaaattatttaaattgaGTTATGTAGTTCCATGTTTGCAAGACTTTATCTCTGGATTTCCACAGAACCGTCTTAAGGGAAAAGTATTCACTTACAAAGTATGTGAAGCGATGATCTCAATAGCGGAAATTAATAATAACTTCAAAAACTCTTCGATTATCATTCAATAGTCATCGGAATATTGAATGATAACCGATGAGTTAATAAAGTTATCGAGTGGAGAAATGAcagggttaaaggcatcatcccacgaatctgacgtggtacggatttcaggtggagttttcgtacacgggatcgtagattatggagaggtgggtgatgaCGGACCGGAAGACGAGAAGAAGGattcccgtatatgaatactccaccggaaattcgtaccaccctcagattagtggggtgatgcctttaagcagaagACGTACGTGGTACTCTGGACTTCATATGTGCGATCCGATACGACAACATACGATGTTACTAAAAACATCGTGAGCACGTAATGTTAGAATCGCCCATACTGATACTTTTTAGGATAACGCGCGGAGCGTTACTAGAGAAGGAGAGGAGAAGCGCACTCTCTCTTATAACTTCTTGCGTTTCTCGAAAAATCAACGGATAACACTGCACTTTCACGCATTGTTGCTGGATAAGTGATTTAGACAGACATGCAGGATATCAAGAATCATCACTCTCTGTgacatgaaattgacgatatgggggtttttccacgaaaagataggaCAAAAGATGTAGATCATGAGCACAAGTGAAACCAACTCTCCTTATTTGTCATGAAAAACGCTGCTGACTGCGGAAAAAATAGCCTTAgtattgaaattttccaacGAAACACCTAGCAACATTGAAGGTCTGCGAACGCAGCAGTACGCACGACGTCTGCCAGCGAGCGGGAGAAACGGCGTCAGCACTTCATCAATTGCTCTCTCAGTGGCAGACTCTGCGCGTACGCACCGCAGAAGTCGTAAGAAAGGTactaggtgcctcgtaggaaaatccAACCGCCAAAGCCGTTTCCgacaccgtttttcaggacagttAGGGGAAGTTGAGCGTGACTGTCTCCAAATTCGCGTCTTACATTCACTACCCTATCTTTTCGTGAAGAGATCCCTATGTCATCAATTTCATGGTACGCTTCTTTTAAGGCGTTTGGGTGTCCCAATAGTTGAAGTAGTGGGACCCATTGAGTTTTTGGGAACCGAAACGGAGTCAGTGATGCAGCACTCAGAAACATCATCACGCTGGGAAGAATCTAACTCAAATGACTTTAATTTCAGGTTGGACCTGGGCCCGTGATCTTAGGCACAAACGTTCAACGGAGCCCCTCAGCATTTACAGGAACATTCAGCAATGGAGgtcaaaaataattaatcGACTAATTAACGCTGTTAATTAtagtataaataaatttttaacatTAATGAGTGGATGTTTATTCTCAGGACTAACAGTTATATGTGAAACATTAACACCAACAGGTGCTTACTGTTTTAGTGCTGTTGTGTGGTGGTAGTGAGCCAGCTGGTGGTTCGTGTGCGGGTAATGGTGGACAATGTCCGATGGGACATCTTTGCATGGCTGGCAACGTGTGCTGCCGTTGTGCTGTCGGTGCAAGTTCAGGTTTGGAGACTGTCCGGTCTTGAATAGAATCTAACTGGATACTGTAGCCATCAagagttctcttttttcttgtaggcACCTGTTCTTCTGGTAGTGACTCGGAATGTCCGATCGGCTACTCCTGCTCG is part of the Necator americanus strain Aroian chromosome V, whole genome shotgun sequence genome and encodes:
- a CDS encoding hypothetical protein (NECATOR_CHRV.G20474.T1) gives rise to the protein MFHHAQVLLSLVTVIVAKDISRSKRQLQPYYICGGSSNGYISTAAGCGNFYNGCGSNCGGNNYGMIIPNSFYSPSTNCQSSCSNINCNQFNGQYINGQYVATVIGSSQYSPCGSSCCSGWNNWNSGLPMFGNSIVVSGTNNGFYDPYATNLNTGTNGFNPNYINTNPLTQVGPGPVILGTNVQRSPSAFTGTFSNGVLLCGGSEPAGGSCAGNGGQCPMGHLCMAGNVCCRCAVGASSGTCSSGSDSECPIGYSCSSTLSCCPSQLNRELVLTMCINGSCEDGYECGKGNLCYPTRL